The nucleotide window ATGAGCGGGTTGCATTCTTGGGTGCGAAAGGAATCAATGCGTTCGTCAATCCTACAATAATCTCTGGAAAAACCTGGTACCGTGTTCAAGCTGGTGCCTACTCAAACCGTGAAAATGCTGAAAAACAAGTAGCTGTTCTGAAACAAGTTGGGATTGCGGATGCTTTTCTTATTGCAGAAACTAGCATCGCTGCTGCAGATTCTATTTTAGGGCCAACCCGCTTATCTGCGGAACAAATGAACTCGTTTGTGAAAACGGTGAATCCTGATGCATTGGAACTTGGAAGTTATTATCAAGACTTCGGAAAGTTTTATGGAATTAGGGGGGACATCGCTTTTGCCCAGGCATTGCATGAAACCAATTATTTCCGTTTTACCGGTGTCGTTCGTTCTGAGCAAAACAACTTTGCTGGGATCGGGGCGATTAATGTTGATCATCCTGGTGCAAGTTTTGCTGACTCCAAAGATGGAGTCCTTGCTCACCTTCAACATTTATTCGCCTATGCTTCGACTGAGCCATTGCCGCCGAAATATCCATTGGTTGACCCGCGGTTTCAATTAGTAAAAAGGGGATCCGCCCCGAAGTGGACCGATTTAAACGGCAAGTGGGCGGTGCCAGGGACAACCTATGGCCAATCGATAGTAGATTTATATAAGAGAATGGTGGATGTGACTTTTTAATGGAGGGCGTTTTGATTACCCTCTTTGAAGATGATGAAGGACTCATCCTTTCTTTCTTCCTTCCTGCACATTAGTTCTTCATCCCTCTTATGAAGGACTCATCTCTTCTTCCTTCCTGCACATTTGTCCTTCATCTTGCTTATGA belongs to Neobacillus sp. OS1-2 and includes:
- a CDS encoding N-acetylmuramoyl-L-alanine amidase: MKLYVDPGHGGKDPGAQGNGLNEKELTLDIALKLRSILTNSYEDIEIKMSRMTDVSKSLQERTNEANSWGADYFLAIHINAAGGSAQGYEDYIYSGLSNTSTTAKYQEIIHSEVMKVNQLKDRGRKKANFHVLRESAMPAFLSENGFIDNSHDAALMKQDSWLQAVAQGHANGVAAAFNLKRKANNPPEPTNPVAGTLYKVIAGSFQSRENANERVAFLGAKGINAFVNPTIISGKTWYRVQAGAYSNRENAEKQVAVLKQVGIADAFLIAETSIAAADSILGPTRLSAEQMNSFVKTVNPDALELGSYYQDFGKFYGIRGDIAFAQALHETNYFRFTGVVRSEQNNFAGIGAINVDHPGASFADSKDGVLAHLQHLFAYASTEPLPPKYPLVDPRFQLVKRGSAPKWTDLNGKWAVPGTTYGQSIVDLYKRMVDVTF